The following are encoded in a window of Castanea sativa cultivar Marrone di Chiusa Pesio chromosome 9, ASM4071231v1 genomic DNA:
- the LOC142608678 gene encoding F-box/kelch-repeat protein At1g57790-like, whose translation MIENIVQSFKQEEEKEKEKELDKSWSELPLHLLCQFSAHLILKDLNTFRAICKSWRLSSPMSPLRPLLEPPYSHSPCLMYLAKHKCTFFHPMHDNGSYQMDIPELRDAFIRYSKYGWLLLSKLDGSVFFFHPFDRIKIELPNYPCKEIFESMSFSSPPTSTDCFVIGIIYYGSKFSIIRRGEVAWTLCEFTDYFRPRGHFINNTPLLYNGRCYRLGLQGDGLPVKVGVFDPHEYLSHPNQYKCRWKYLSYIPPPEDFDYSLRSSYLLESDGKLFVVFELHESEPSIHIYSLNLSSIGPRMKWHKVTNIGNKMLCISSGGSFFELSVAKGMSNKIYVPSVQDNNNIFYSLETKKYHSCFIDYSSRNKSHGRELPNCTWIKPSCIDLDEGFKW comes from the coding sequence ATGATTGAAAATATTGTTCAATCTTTCAAgcaagaggaagagaaagagaaggaaaaagagctAGATAAATCATGGTCTGAGCTTCCACTTCATCTTCTTTGTCAATTTTCAGCACACCTCATTCTCAAAGACTTGAATACTTTTCGTGCCATTTGCAAATCATGGCGATTAAGTAGTCCTATGAGTCCACTTCGACCATTATTGGAACCCCCATATTCTCATTCTCCATGTCTGATGTACTTGGCTAAACACAAATGCACATTCTTTCATCCAATGCATGATAATGGTAGTTATCAAATGGATATTCCAGAGTTGCGGGATGCATTTATTCGTTATTCAAAATATGGTTGGCTTCTCTTGTCTAAATTGGATGGAAGTGTCTTTTTCTTCCATCCCTTTGATAGAATTAAAATAGAACTTCCAAATTATCCTTGCAAAGAAATATTTGAATCAATGAGTTTTTCGTCTCCCCCAACTTCTACTGACTGTTTTGTTATTGGAATCATATATTATGGATCCAAATTCAGCATCATTAGGCGTGGTGAAGTAGCTTGGACTTTGTGCGAATTTACAGATTATTTTCGACCTAGGGGTCATTTCATCAATAACACTCCCCTACTATACAACGGTCGTTGCTACCGGTTGGGTCTACAAGGGGATGGCCTCCCAGTCAAAGTGGGAGTATTTGATCCTCATGAATACTTGAGTCATCCTAATCAATACAAATGTCGATGGAAGTATCTTTCCTATATTCCTCCTCCGGAAGATTTCGATTACTCACTCCGAAGTAGTTATTTGTTGGAAAGTGATGGAAAGCTTTTTGTAGTGTTTGAGCTCCATGAAAGTGAGCCAAGTATTCATATTTACTCATTGAATCTCTCCTCGATTGGACCAAGGATGAAATGGCATAAGGTGACAAATATTGGAAATAAAATGTTATGCATTAGTTCCGGGGGTTCTTTCTTTGAATTGAGTGTGGCAAAAGGTATGAGTAATAAGATTTACGTGCCAAGTGTTCAAGACAACAATAACATATTCTACTCTCTCGAAACTAAGAAGTACCACTCTTGTTTTATTGATTATTCGAGTAGAAATAAATCTCACGGAAGAGAACTACCCAACTGCACTTGGATTAAACCCAGTTGCATAGATTTGGATGAAGGATTTAAATGGTGA